The Streptomyces hundungensis genome contains the following window.
GTGCTGTCGGGCCGGGCGTGGCGGGTGGGGCTTCGTTCGTACCGCAGCACAGGGAGCTGACGATGGGTTCGAACTCGTATGACGGACAAGGGAGTTGACGTGACGGGCCCGGACCGCGGTCTGATCGAACTCGACGGCGTGGAGAAGGTCTTCGACGTACGTCGCAAAGCAGGACGGCTGCGTCGCGAGAAGCGGCAGGTCAGGGCGGTGGACGGGATCAGCTTCCGGGTGGCGCGCGGGGAGATGGTGGGCTACATCGGCCCGAACGGCGCCGGAAAGTCCACCACCATCAAGATGCTGACGGGCATCCTCACGCCGAGCGCGGGCCGACTGCGGGTCGCGGGCCTCGACCCCTCGCGCGAGCGCACCCGGCTCGCCCAGCGCATCGGGGTGGTGTTCGGCCAACGCACCACCCTGTGGTGGGACCTGCCGCTGTACGACTCCTACCGGCTTGCCCACCGGATGTACCGCATCCCGGACGCGCGCTTCCGCGAGAACCTGGACCGCTGCGTCGAACTCCTCGACCTGGGCGCTCTGTTGGACGTTCCGGTACGCCAACTCTCCCTGGGTCAGCGGATGCGCGGGGACATCGCGGCGGCCCTGCTGCACGACCCGGACGTCCTGTACCTCGACGAGCCGACGATCGGCCTCGACGTCATCAGCAAGGCGAAGGTGCGCGAGTTCCTGCGCGACCTGAACACCGAGCGCGCCACCACGATCCTGCTGACCACCCACGACCTGACCGACATCGAGCAGCTCTGCCAACGCGTGATGGTGATCGACCAGGGCCGTCTGATGTACGACGGGGCGCTCGCGGGACTGCACGAGGCGGGCGAGAGCGAACGCACCCTGGTGGTCGACCTGGAGCGCGAGATCCCGCCGGTACGGGTCGAAGGGGCCCGGGTGGTGAAGGTCGAGGGGCCCCGCCAGTGGCTCTCCTTCCCGGCGTCCGCGTCGGCGGCGCCGCTGGTCGCGCACATCGCGCAGGAGTACCCGCTGGTGGATCTGTCGGTGCGGGAGCCGGACATCGAGGCCGTGATCGCGCGCATGTACGAGGGGCGGGGTCTTTAGCCGGAGGCCTTCACTAGGCTTCACACCATGACGAGTGAACCTAGGGGTGGGCCGCCGGAGATGCGCGCATCGGACGCCGAGCGGGAGAGGGTCGCCGAGTCGCTGAGGGACGCGCTGGCCGAGGGGCGTCTCGACATGGAGGAGTTCGAGCAGCGCCTGGAGGCAGCGTACACGGCGCGTACGCACGGGGAGTTGGAGCCGCTGGTGCGCGACCTGCCGGCGCCGGGCACACCGGGCCCGGCGGCCCGCGCCGTGCGCCGCCCGGAGGATGAGGCGGAGGTCCACTGGCCCTCCCGCATCGGTCACGCGCCCACCTCCAAAGGAGGCTTCGCCCTGTGGGGCGGCTTCAGCCGCAAGGGCACCTGGACGGTGGCCAGGAAGTTCACCGCGTTCGCGATGTGGGGCGGCGGCGACATCGACCTGCGCGAGGCCCGCTTCGAGGCCCGCGAGACGGTGCTCCGCATCTTCACGGTCATGGGCGGCATCGGCGTTACCGTACCGCCGGAGCTCGCCGTCCAGGTCAAGGGCTTCGGAATCATGGGCGCGGTGGGCGGCTCGAAGGCCAACGGCGAGGGCACGCCGGGCTCCCCGCACGTCACGATCGTGGCGTTCGCCCTGCTGGGCGGAATCGGCGTGGACCGCAAGCCGAG
Protein-coding sequences here:
- a CDS encoding ATP-binding cassette domain-containing protein, with the translated sequence MTDKGVDVTGPDRGLIELDGVEKVFDVRRKAGRLRREKRQVRAVDGISFRVARGEMVGYIGPNGAGKSTTIKMLTGILTPSAGRLRVAGLDPSRERTRLAQRIGVVFGQRTTLWWDLPLYDSYRLAHRMYRIPDARFRENLDRCVELLDLGALLDVPVRQLSLGQRMRGDIAAALLHDPDVLYLDEPTIGLDVISKAKVREFLRDLNTERATTILLTTHDLTDIEQLCQRVMVIDQGRLMYDGALAGLHEAGESERTLVVDLEREIPPVRVEGARVVKVEGPRQWLSFPASASAAPLVAHIAQEYPLVDLSVREPDIEAVIARMYEGRGL
- a CDS encoding DUF1707 SHOCT-like domain-containing protein; this translates as MRASDAERERVAESLRDALAEGRLDMEEFEQRLEAAYTARTHGELEPLVRDLPAPGTPGPAARAVRRPEDEAEVHWPSRIGHAPTSKGGFALWGGFSRKGTWTVARKFTAFAMWGGGDIDLREARFEARETVLRIFTVMGGIGVTVPPELAVQVKGFGIMGAVGGSKANGEGTPGSPHVTIVAFALLGGIGVDRKPRKAQRERLRAERERERLERMEGGGRKELG